The following coding sequences lie in one Onychomys torridus chromosome X, mOncTor1.1, whole genome shotgun sequence genomic window:
- the Cysltr1 gene encoding cysteinyl leukotriene receptor 1 — MDGAENLTVSSASNNTCHGMIDEFRNQVYSTMYSMISVVGFFGNSFVLYVLIKTYHEKSAFQVYMINLAIADLLCVCTLPLRVVYYVHKGKWFFGDFLCRLSTYALYVNLYCSILFMTAMSFFRCVAIVFPVQNINLVTQKKARFVCIGIWIFVILISSPFLMVKSYQDERNNTKCFEPPQDNQAKKSVLVLHYVSLFLGFIIPFVVIIVCYTMIILTLLKNSMKKNLPSRRKAIGMIIVVTAAFLISFMPYHIQRTIHLHFLHSETRPCDSVLRMQKSVVITLSLAASNCCFDPLLYFFSGGNFRRRLSTFRKHSLSSMTYIPKKKASLPEKGDEICKE; from the coding sequence ATGGATGGAGCTGAAAATCTGACAGTATCTTCTGCCAGTAATAACACATGCCACGGCATGATCGATGAGTTCCGCAATCAAGTGTACTCCACAATGTACTCTATGATCTCTGTTGTGGGTTTCTTTGGCAACAGCTTTGTGCTCTATGTCCTCATAAAAACGTATCATGAGAAGTCAGCCTTCCAAGTATACATGATTAATCTAGCCATAGCAGATCTACTGTGCGTATGTACATTGCCTCTCCGTGTGGTCTATTATGTTCACAAAGGCAAATGGTTCTTCGGTGACTTTTTGTGCCGCCTCAGTACCTATGCCTTGTATGTTAACCTCTATTGTAGCATCTTATTTATGACAGCCATGAGCTTTTTCCGGTGTGTTGCCATTGTTTTTCCAGTCCAGAACATTAATTTGGTTACACAGAAAAAGGCCAGGTTTGTGTGTATTGGAAtttggatttttgttattttgattagTTCTCCATTTCTAATGGTTAAATCTTACCAAGATGAGAGGAACAATACTAAATGCTTTGAGCCTCCACAGGACAATCAAGCTAAAAAATCTGTTTTGGTCTTGCATTATGTGTCATTATTCCTTGGCTTTATCATCCCTTTTGTTGTCATAATTGTCTGTTACACAATGATCATTCTGACCTTACTAAAAAATTCAATGAAGAAAAACCTGCCAAGCCGTAGAAAGGCTATAGGAATGATCATAGTTGTGACAGCTGCCTTTTTAATTAGCTTCATGCCGTATCATATTCAACGAACTATCCACCTTCACTTTTTACACAGTGAAACTAGACCCTGTGATTCTGTCCTGAGGATGCAGAAGTCAGTGGTCATAACCTTATCTCTAGCTGCATCGAATTGTTGCTTTGACCCTCTCCTATATTTCTTTTCAGGTGGAAACTTTAGGAGAAGACTGTCTACATTTAGAAAGCATTCTTTGTCCAGTATGACTTACATACCCAAGAAGAAAGCTTCCTTGCCAGAGAAAGGAGATGAAATATGTAAAGAATAA